The Candidatus Sulfotelmatobacter sp. region GTTGTGCCGCAGCCTGGTTGCGTCCAAAACCAGCCGCCCAGATACGCATTAACCACAAAGGACGCAGAGGACTTGATTTTTCCGTGGAATTCCGCGTCCTCTGTGGTTAAGGGGTTGCTTTGAGACGATGCGATGCGGCGAGCTTCATTCGATAAAGCAGAAGCAGGCATAGTAAGAGCAGAGCCCAGCTTTCGTGAGGCATCACGACGCAATTCCACCACCAGGAATTCGCGACCGTGTCGGAGATATGACCATGCACGACGAGTTGCTGCAAGAATGCCGCTCCGGGAAACAAGAAGGGGGCCATGAGGAGCAGCACGATTCTGATAGTCGACTTCGACATGTCTGCGGCGTTGGTGACGCACCAGCAGAGAGGCACAGCCAGAAGCCCGGCGTCGTAGAACCGGTGATAGACCGGCAGCAGGGCAACGACTGAGATTGCTCCGAGAGCCAGCATCGCCGAACCGCGCGAGCTTCCTTTGCCGACCCAGTAAAGCCAGACGCACAACAAGACTCCGACTACGCCGAACGCCAGCCAGTTTGCCAATGAGGACTGACCCGTTATCGAAAACAACGGGACTTGCAGATTGATCAAGGTAAAGCGACTGGGATTTGCGGACGAGAAATCGTCGATGTGGTTGCTGGTCACAAATCCCTGGGCATTGTGAAGATAATCCTGAAGCCAGGAAGTGCCGCGGAGTTGCAGATACAGAGCGGCTACCACGATTAATCCAATCGCCGTAGATACCGCGGTCACGAATAGTTGCCAGCGCCGCCGCATCAGATAGTAAAGCACCAGAAATGCGCCGATTTGCGGCTTCAGGCTACAGGACAATCCGAATAGAAATCCGGCAGAGATATCGTGGTTTTCGGTGGCTGCCCCGATCGCCAACGCGCACAGACCAATGACGAGGACTGTGGCATTGCCGCTGCCGATTCCAGTTTGGAAAGGAGCGAGGGCCAGACAAGCGGCGACGAAAGCCAAAGTGCGAAGCTCTCCCCAACGCAAAC contains the following coding sequences:
- a CDS encoding glycosyltransferase family 87 protein — protein: MSAPTQFQRDTPTRSALKLLLWLSIVLAGAEFTVRGPVRFLQIPNDWNDLSQNYAASKLWLKGRSPADPGNFVALWKQESGSRLDLNDVRTHLAPPLGGLIVLAPIAVFHFKTAKMIWLVVLLLAFVATVLSLIKAGGLRWGELRTLAFVAACLALAPFQTGIGSGNATVLVIGLCALAIGAATENHDISAGFLFGLSCSLKPQIGAFLVLYYLMRRRWQLFVTAVSTAIGLIVVAALYLQLRGTSWLQDYLHNAQGFVTSNHIDDFSSANPSRFTLINLQVPLFSITGQSSLANWLAFGVVGVLLCVWLYWVGKGSSRGSAMLALGAISVVALLPVYHRFYDAGLLAVPLCWCVTNAADMSKSTIRIVLLLMAPFLFPGAAFLQQLVVHGHISDTVANSWWWNCVVMPHESWALLLLCLLLLYRMKLAASHRLKATP